The proteins below are encoded in one region of Betaproteobacteria bacterium:
- a CDS encoding PAS domain S-box protein, with product MSNQRRIPAEVLAEAMVTAGVGCWLWDPETSYLQISENFHELLGYPSDALPETPEAWLALAHIDDRQRLGALFEHLSNNATHGHPGFSLRLKHGSGLWHWFEVRPPAAGQEASIGPTVITFIEITQQKQAEAALRDSQLRFRALYNTSPLAFILWNREGSITEWNRRAEMMFGWRSEEVIGKRVHRLLLPDEQHTTFTEVVRAVMRGSGDGIYVGPALGKNGLLLHCNWYNVALRSANGKLLGILSLVLDITDERLAHYQLEKSEKVYRTLVETSPDAILLLSLDGRLQMANQQAHRLFGLDEMDDLSARRIGDLLPANAEDASEAAGLLDSPEEFNGFIVNRELPMQRVGGTRFDAATAFTTIMDSSGRSSGIVLFVRDITDKLHAERELEAHRENLERLVQERTAELETARGSLAKIIEASPVPTLVLDENHTVTHWNTACEQIIGVPASDMIGTRDSWKAFYSAQRPIMADLVMAGKMAGIESLYAGKFRQSELVQGAFEGEDYFPKFNRWLFFTAAPLRDKRGKIVGAIETLQDITERKLAEIALTEAKQVAESAANTKAEFLANMSHEIRTPMNAVIGLAHLLLKSELSAKQRDFVARIHNAGQMLLGLINDILDFSKIEAGRMQLEATEFVLDEVLDNVASVLLHRAQEKGLALQYLVEPEVPPRLVGDPLRLAQILINLIGNALKFTANGSVTVFVRRVPCDSCSVMLELDVQDTGIGLSQEQQQNLFQAFTQADTSITRKYGGTGLGLTICKRLSQLMDGDIWVTSQPGVGSTFTFAVKLGLGSEHEVGPRAAMSRALVVDDSPLSRAILIRLFEKNGYTAVPAESGAQALQLLAEARVAPFKFVTIDLNMPGMDGLELAESIRSQTLLPPKLVMVTAADTALLEGDRRLGCFDVVINKPVTATQIGKLVAESHQNSPSALPTHAARLAGLRVLLVDDMPTNQLIACEILESFGITVDTADNGARALKKLLEEANIYDIVLMDVQMPEMDGLEATRRLRASKRVPDLPIIAMTAHALDSERQRCLAAGMNDFLTKPIDPELLQHMLSRWQPKQASSNHAQIQETTSMTSTDGFPDLPGIDKAEGLKRMMNKATLYEKVLRDFYARFKDEPTLIRTALATGDFSTAERRAHSTKGLAGTIGALDLQNAAKVLEDALHAGKMPSESIFGQFEGELGIVIESIARGFAIDQAG from the coding sequence ATGTCCAATCAGCGCAGGATTCCGGCCGAAGTACTCGCTGAAGCAATGGTCACCGCCGGGGTCGGTTGCTGGCTCTGGGACCCCGAAACCAGCTATCTGCAGATTTCGGAAAATTTCCACGAGCTCCTCGGCTACCCCAGCGACGCGCTTCCCGAAACGCCTGAGGCCTGGCTCGCACTGGCCCATATTGATGATCGTCAGCGACTGGGTGCGCTGTTCGAGCACCTGTCGAACAATGCGACGCATGGTCACCCCGGCTTCAGCCTTCGCCTGAAGCACGGCAGCGGACTCTGGCACTGGTTCGAAGTTCGCCCGCCCGCCGCCGGACAGGAAGCATCAATCGGCCCGACCGTCATCACGTTTATCGAGATCACCCAGCAAAAGCAGGCGGAAGCCGCCCTGCGCGACAGCCAGCTTCGCTTTCGGGCGCTCTATAACACCAGCCCCCTCGCCTTCATCCTGTGGAACCGCGAGGGCAGCATCACCGAATGGAACCGCCGAGCCGAAATGATGTTCGGCTGGCGCTCGGAAGAGGTCATTGGCAAGCGGGTGCACCGGCTCCTGCTCCCCGATGAGCAGCACACTACATTCACCGAAGTCGTCCGCGCGGTCATGCGCGGCAGCGGTGATGGCATTTATGTCGGTCCGGCACTTGGTAAAAATGGCTTGCTCCTCCATTGCAATTGGTACAACGTCGCCCTGCGCAGCGCCAATGGCAAGTTGCTCGGCATACTCTCTCTCGTCCTCGACATCACCGACGAGCGCCTTGCCCATTACCAGCTGGAAAAGAGCGAGAAGGTCTATCGCACCCTGGTCGAAACATCCCCTGATGCGATCCTGCTATTGAGCCTGGACGGTCGACTGCAAATGGCCAATCAGCAGGCCCATCGCCTGTTCGGGCTGGACGAAATGGATGATCTGAGCGCCCGCAGGATCGGCGATCTACTTCCTGCGAACGCCGAAGATGCCAGTGAAGCCGCCGGATTGCTGGACAGTCCAGAAGAGTTCAACGGTTTCATCGTCAATCGAGAACTCCCGATGCAACGCGTCGGCGGCACCCGGTTTGATGCCGCGACCGCATTCACGACCATCATGGATTCGAGCGGCAGATCGTCGGGGATTGTACTTTTCGTTCGCGACATTACCGACAAGCTGCACGCTGAGCGCGAGCTGGAAGCGCATCGCGAAAATCTCGAACGACTGGTCCAGGAACGCACGGCCGAACTGGAAACTGCCCGCGGCTCGCTCGCCAAAATCATCGAGGCCAGCCCGGTGCCAACGCTGGTGCTTGACGAGAATCACACGGTCACTCACTGGAACACCGCCTGCGAACAAATCATCGGCGTTCCGGCCAGTGACATGATTGGCACGCGTGATTCATGGAAGGCCTTTTATTCCGCTCAGCGCCCAATCATGGCCGACCTGGTGATGGCCGGGAAAATGGCTGGGATTGAATCACTCTATGCCGGCAAATTCAGGCAATCAGAACTTGTGCAGGGCGCTTTTGAAGGCGAGGACTACTTTCCGAAATTCAATCGCTGGTTGTTTTTCACCGCTGCACCGCTACGTGACAAGCGCGGCAAAATTGTTGGCGCCATCGAAACGCTACAAGACATTACCGAGCGCAAACTTGCCGAAATCGCACTGACCGAAGCCAAGCAAGTGGCCGAATCGGCAGCCAATACCAAGGCCGAATTCCTGGCCAACATGAGTCACGAAATCCGTACCCCGATGAACGCGGTAATCGGTCTCGCCCACCTTTTGCTGAAGAGCGAACTGTCTGCAAAGCAGCGCGACTTTGTGGCGCGCATACACAATGCCGGCCAGATGCTGCTCGGGTTGATCAACGACATCCTGGATTTTTCCAAGATTGAAGCCGGGCGCATGCAGCTTGAAGCCACTGAATTCGTACTCGACGAAGTCCTCGACAATGTGGCCAGCGTACTGTTGCATCGTGCCCAGGAAAAAGGATTGGCGCTGCAATACCTTGTCGAGCCCGAAGTACCTCCCCGCCTCGTCGGCGATCCGTTGCGGCTGGCCCAGATCCTCATCAACCTGATTGGCAATGCGCTCAAGTTTACGGCCAACGGCTCGGTTACAGTTTTCGTCCGCCGCGTGCCCTGTGACAGCTGCTCGGTCATGCTCGAACTGGATGTTCAGGACACGGGAATCGGCTTGTCACAGGAACAACAACAGAATCTCTTCCAGGCATTCACCCAGGCGGATACCTCAATCACCCGAAAATACGGCGGGACAGGCTTGGGCTTGACCATCTGCAAACGACTGTCCCAGTTGATGGATGGCGACATCTGGGTCACCAGCCAGCCCGGGGTCGGTAGTACTTTCACCTTTGCGGTGAAGCTGGGCTTGGGCAGCGAGCATGAGGTCGGACCACGGGCTGCAATGTCGCGTGCGCTCGTGGTTGATGACAGCCCGCTCTCACGCGCCATCCTTATCCGGCTATTCGAGAAAAACGGCTACACCGCTGTTCCGGCCGAGTCGGGCGCGCAGGCCTTGCAACTACTCGCCGAGGCGCGCGTCGCACCGTTCAAATTCGTCACCATCGACCTCAACATGCCGGGCATGGATGGCCTGGAACTGGCTGAATCTATCCGTAGCCAGACCTTGCTACCGCCCAAACTGGTCATGGTCACCGCAGCGGATACGGCACTTCTCGAAGGGGACAGGCGATTGGGCTGCTTCGATGTCGTTATTAACAAGCCAGTCACTGCCACCCAGATCGGCAAGCTGGTTGCCGAAAGCCATCAGAACAGCCCTTCCGCATTGCCAACCCATGCCGCCCGCCTTGCCGGCTTGCGTGTCCTTCTGGTTGATGACATGCCAACCAACCAGCTGATAGCCTGCGAGATACTGGAATCCTTTGGAATCACCGTAGACACGGCCGACAATGGTGCGCGTGCATTGAAGAAACTGCTCGAAGAGGCTAACATCTATGACATCGTCTTGATGGATGTCCAAATGCCGGAAATGGATGGCCTGGAGGCCACCCGCCGCTTGCGTGCCAGCAAACGCGTGCCCGATCTGCCGATCATCGCAATGACGGCGCATGCGCTGGATAGCGAACGTCAGCGATGCTTGGCCGCAGGCATGAACGACTTTCTGACAAAACCGATCGATCCTGAGTTATTGCAACATATGTTGAGTCGTTGGCAACCCAAACAAGCATCAAGTAACCATGCCCAAATACAAGAGACCACTTCCATGACTTCAACCGATGGATTTCCTGACCTGCCGGGCATAGACAAGGCCGAAGGCCTGAAACGGATGATGAACAAGGCAACGCTATACGAAAAAGTATTGCGCGATTTTTACGCCAGGTTCAAAGATGAACCGACACTCATACGCACAGCACTGGCAACCGGCGATTTTTCGACAGCGGAGCGGCGAGCCCATAGCACCAAGGGACTGGCCGGTACGATTGGGGCGCTTGATTTGCAGAACGCCGCCAAGGTGCTTGAAGATGCCCTGCATGCTGGGAAAATGCCATCCGAAAGCATTTTTGGCCAGTTTGAAGGTGAGCTGGGCATCGTGATCGAAAGCATCGCCCGCGGTTTTGCTATTGATCAGGCTGGCTGA
- a CDS encoding N-acetylmuramoyl-L-alanine amidase: MESLKNFGFALFFGSTAAFAAPPLIAIDVGHGGVDGGATSARGRPEFAFNREFAGVLAGVMRERGLGVREVNFAGDIGSLTARPAQAAGSDFFIAIHHDSIGEAWLKPWVWEGVEQTYTEVKRGYGIFVSAQNPDPESSLLCATSIGAILRRAGFEPSTWHARKHLAADAENGVWYYDNLVVLYKTTLPAVLFEAGVIKHRDEELELGDPVRQARMADAVTTGIAACLFATGKSVRE, encoded by the coding sequence ATGGAATCTTTGAAAAATTTCGGTTTTGCCTTGTTTTTCGGGTCGACCGCAGCATTTGCCGCGCCGCCGCTCATTGCCATTGATGTTGGGCATGGGGGCGTCGATGGCGGGGCGACCAGTGCCCGGGGCCGTCCGGAGTTTGCGTTCAATCGCGAATTTGCCGGGGTGCTGGCCGGGGTCATGCGTGAGCGCGGCCTCGGTGTGCGCGAGGTCAATTTTGCCGGCGATATCGGTAGCCTGACGGCACGCCCGGCGCAGGCGGCGGGGAGCGATTTTTTCATCGCCATCCACCACGACTCGATTGGTGAAGCCTGGCTCAAGCCGTGGGTCTGGGAAGGTGTTGAGCAGACCTATACCGAGGTCAAGCGCGGCTACGGCATTTTCGTGTCGGCGCAAAATCCGGATCCTGAAAGCAGCCTGCTTTGCGCTACCAGTATCGGTGCCATACTGCGCCGGGCCGGCTTTGAACCTTCAACATGGCATGCCCGAAAGCATCTGGCGGCCGATGCAGAAAATGGTGTCTGGTACTACGACAATCTGGTGGTGCTTTATAAAACGACCCTGCCGGCGGTACTTTTTGAGGCCGGCGTCATCAAGCATCGCGATGAGGAGCTCGAACTCGGCGACCCGGTGCGTCAGGCCCGGATGGCTGACGCGGTAACGACCGGCATTGCCGCCTGCCTGTTCGCTACAGGAAAATCGGTTCGGGAGTGA
- the murB gene encoding UDP-N-acetylmuramate dehydrogenase, whose amino-acid sequence MDENSAMQAKNNLDLTAFNTLALPGKAARYLKITAPEQLASPEMAGQTRFILGGGSNLVLTGDFDGLVLHMAIAGKRLLKEDSEAFYIEAGAGENWHDFVQWTLQQGWPGLENLSLIPGTVGAAPIQNIGAYGLEIGECFDSLTAWDFEKQAFFPVDRSNCRFAYRDSIFKQEGWHLSGRMAITSVVFRLPKAWTPNLRYADVNQELAAQNVITPTPKDIANAIIAVRQRKLPDPAVIPNTGSFFHNPVVDAKLADKLSADFPTLPRYPQADGRVKLAAGWLIEQAGWKGKNLGPVGMYEKQALVLVNRGGATGADVKRTMAAVQADVKAKFAVDLTPEPIFL is encoded by the coding sequence ATCGACGAAAATTCTGCCATGCAAGCCAAGAACAACCTCGATCTGACCGCCTTCAACACCCTCGCCCTTCCCGGCAAGGCTGCCCGCTACCTGAAAATTACGGCACCCGAGCAGTTGGCATCACCTGAAATGGCCGGCCAAACGCGCTTTATTCTCGGTGGCGGCAGCAATCTGGTGCTGACCGGCGACTTCGACGGCCTCGTTCTGCACATGGCCATCGCCGGCAAGCGTTTGCTGAAGGAGGATAGCGAGGCCTTCTACATTGAGGCCGGCGCCGGCGAAAACTGGCATGACTTCGTGCAATGGACCTTGCAACAAGGCTGGCCGGGTCTGGAAAACCTGAGCCTGATTCCCGGTACGGTCGGCGCGGCGCCGATTCAGAATATCGGCGCTTACGGGCTGGAGATCGGTGAATGCTTCGACTCACTGACCGCCTGGGATTTTGAAAAACAGGCGTTTTTTCCGGTTGACCGTAGCAACTGCCGTTTTGCCTACCGCGACAGCATTTTCAAGCAGGAAGGCTGGCATTTGAGCGGGCGGATGGCGATCACCTCGGTTGTTTTCCGGCTGCCAAAAGCGTGGACGCCCAACCTGCGCTACGCCGACGTCAATCAGGAATTGGCCGCACAAAACGTCATCACGCCAACGCCAAAGGATATCGCCAACGCCATCATTGCCGTCCGCCAGCGCAAGTTGCCCGACCCGGCAGTTATCCCGAACACCGGCAGTTTTTTCCATAACCCGGTGGTCGATGCCAAGCTGGCCGATAAATTGTCCGCCGATTTCCCGACATTACCGCGCTACCCGCAGGCAGATGGCCGCGTCAAACTGGCAGCCGGCTGGCTGATCGAGCAGGCCGGCTGGAAGGGAAAGAATCTCGGGCCGGTCGGCATGTACGAAAAGCAGGCGCTGGTGCTGGTCAATCGCGGCGGCGCAACCGGTGCCGACGTCAAGCGAACGATGGCGGCCGTTCAGGCTGATGTCAAAGCCAAGTTCGCGGTCGACCTCACTCCCGAACCGATTTTCCTGTAG
- a CDS encoding ABC transporter ATP-binding protein has product MSDFILETRGLTKEFKGFTAVSDVNLKVQRGTIHALIGPNGAGKTTVFNLVTKFLPPTSGSIIFKGEDITREAPAVTARRGFVRSFQISATFPHLTVLENVRIGLQRKLGTEFHFWKSEKSLNKLNEQAMALLEAVDLGSFADTMTAEMPYGRKRALEIATTLALEPDMMLLDEPTQGMGHEDIERVVELIRKVSANRTILMVEHNLSVVANLCDRITVLTRGSVLAEGTYEEVSKNPQVLEAYVGSDNMNDAHH; this is encoded by the coding sequence ATGAGTGATTTCATTCTGGAGACGCGCGGTCTGACCAAGGAGTTCAAGGGTTTTACCGCGGTTTCCGATGTCAATCTTAAGGTGCAACGCGGCACGATCCACGCGCTGATCGGACCGAATGGTGCAGGCAAGACGACGGTATTCAACTTGGTCACCAAGTTCCTGCCGCCCACCTCGGGAAGCATTATTTTCAAGGGCGAGGACATTACGCGTGAAGCGCCGGCCGTTACCGCACGCCGTGGATTCGTCCGCTCTTTCCAGATTTCCGCCACCTTCCCGCATCTGACGGTGCTGGAAAACGTGCGTATCGGTCTGCAGCGCAAACTGGGGACGGAGTTCCATTTCTGGAAATCGGAAAAAAGCCTGAACAAGCTGAACGAGCAAGCCATGGCGCTGCTCGAGGCAGTCGACCTTGGCAGCTTTGCCGACACCATGACGGCAGAAATGCCCTATGGTCGCAAGCGGGCGCTGGAAATCGCCACGACGCTGGCGCTCGAGCCGGACATGATGCTGCTCGACGAACCGACCCAGGGCATGGGGCACGAAGACATCGAACGGGTGGTCGAACTGATCCGCAAGGTTTCGGCCAATCGCACCATCTTGATGGTGGAACACAATCTGTCAGTCGTCGCCAACCTGTGCGACCGGATTACCGTGCTGACCCGCGGCAGCGTACTCGCCGAAGGGACTTACGAAGAAGTCTCGAAAAATCCGCAGGTGCTCGAAGCCTACGTCGGTTCCGACAACATGAACGACGCGCATCACTGA
- a CDS encoding ABC transporter ATP-binding protein: MTSAFKPKPEYLRLTDLHSFYGESHILHGLDISVAKGECVTLLGRNGSGRTTTLKSIMGLVGRRTGSIMVNGNEVINVPTHKIAHHGVGYCPEERAIFTSLSAEENLTLAPIVSSGGMSVDELYQMFPNLSERRTSPGGKLSGGEQQMLAMARILRTGAKLLLLDEITEGLAPVIVKKLGEVIIELKKRGFTIILVEQNFRFAAPLADRHYVLEHGEIIATITQEALPGKMEWLHHRLGV; encoded by the coding sequence ATGACCAGCGCTTTCAAACCAAAACCAGAGTACCTCCGCCTGACCGACCTTCATTCGTTCTACGGGGAATCGCATATCCTGCACGGGCTGGATATCAGTGTCGCCAAGGGCGAATGTGTCACCTTGCTCGGCCGTAACGGCTCCGGCCGGACGACCACGCTGAAATCAATCATGGGGCTGGTCGGGCGAAGGACCGGCTCCATCATGGTGAACGGCAACGAGGTCATCAACGTGCCAACGCACAAGATTGCCCACCACGGTGTCGGCTATTGCCCCGAAGAGCGGGCGATCTTTACCTCGCTCAGTGCCGAGGAAAACCTGACCCTGGCGCCCATCGTTTCCAGCGGCGGCATGTCGGTCGACGAGCTTTATCAGATGTTTCCGAATCTGAGCGAACGGCGTACCAGCCCGGGCGGCAAGCTATCCGGGGGCGAGCAGCAAATGCTGGCAATGGCGCGCATCCTGCGCACCGGTGCCAAGTTGCTGCTGCTCGATGAAATTACCGAAGGTCTCGCCCCGGTCATCGTCAAAAAGCTGGGCGAGGTGATTATTGAACTGAAAAAACGCGGCTTCACCATCATTCTTGTCGAACAAAATTTCCGTTTCGCTGCGCCGCTGGCTGACCGCCATTACGTGCTCGAACACGGAGAAATAATCGCCACCATCACTCAGGAAGCACTCCCGGGAAAGATGGAATGGCTGCACCACAGGCTCGGCGTCTAG